In one Aromatoleum aromaticum EbN1 genomic region, the following are encoded:
- a CDS encoding ISAs1-like element ISAzo3 family transposase, which yields MKTGQLMPVSEVFVSVPDPRSKRQARHDLSELLTVAVCAVLCGANDFVDVALWGKSNLAWLRKFLKLKAGVPSHDTFCRVLAMIDPAAFEAAFLRWVGVLVPALAPDSVVAIDGKTSRRSGGKDTSGPLHMVSAFAAGMGLVLGQRAIDQKSNEITAIPELLAMLALEGTIVTIDAMGTQAAIARTIRSRGADYVLCVKDNHPTLTDSILLTLAGVAEKIAPASHFEEQTKGHGRVEVRRCWAYDAVSQLYKSEQWAGLQSFALVERERTVDGKTSVERHYYISSLPADAARIAQAVRSHWAVENQLHWSLDVQFNDDQSRVRRGYAANNFVVLRHIVLNLLRHNTTRKASIKSKRLLACMEDDFREELLGLAI from the coding sequence ATGAAGACAGGCCAGTTGATGCCCGTGAGCGAAGTGTTCGTGTCGGTACCCGACCCGCGCAGCAAGCGTCAGGCCCGGCACGATCTGTCCGAGTTGCTGACGGTGGCGGTGTGCGCGGTGCTGTGCGGGGCGAACGATTTCGTGGATGTGGCGCTGTGGGGCAAGTCCAACCTGGCCTGGCTGCGCAAGTTCCTGAAGCTCAAGGCGGGCGTGCCCTCGCATGACACGTTCTGCCGGGTGCTCGCGATGATCGATCCCGCGGCCTTCGAGGCGGCCTTTCTGCGCTGGGTGGGCGTGCTGGTGCCGGCGCTGGCGCCGGACAGCGTGGTGGCCATCGATGGCAAGACCAGTCGGCGCAGTGGCGGCAAGGATACGTCGGGGCCGTTGCACATGGTCAGCGCCTTTGCCGCCGGGATGGGTCTGGTGCTGGGGCAGCGCGCCATCGATCAGAAGAGCAACGAGATCACGGCGATTCCCGAGTTGCTCGCCATGCTGGCGCTCGAAGGCACCATCGTCACGATCGATGCGATGGGCACCCAGGCAGCGATTGCCCGCACCATCCGTAGTCGTGGCGCAGACTACGTGTTGTGCGTCAAAGACAACCACCCCACGCTGACCGACTCGATTCTGCTCACCCTGGCCGGCGTGGCGGAAAAGATCGCGCCGGCTTCGCATTTCGAAGAACAAACCAAGGGCCACGGCCGCGTGGAGGTGCGCCGCTGCTGGGCCTATGATGCGGTCAGCCAGTTGTACAAGTCCGAGCAGTGGGCCGGGCTGCAATCGTTTGCGCTCGTCGAGCGCGAACGCACCGTCGACGGCAAGACCAGCGTCGAGCGCCATTACTACATCAGTTCCCTGCCCGCAGATGCCGCCAGAATCGCGCAGGCCGTGCGCAGCCACTGGGCGGTCGAAAATCAGCTTCACTGGTCGCTCGATGTGCAGTTCAACGATGATCAGTCCCGTGTGCGCCGAGGCTATGCGGCCAACAACTTCGTGGTGCTGCGCCACATCGTACTGAACCTGCTGCGCCACAACACCACCCGCAAGGCCAGCATCAAGTCCAAGCGACTGCTCGCCTGCATGGAGGATGACTTTCGCGAAGAGTTACTTGGGTTGGCCATTTGA
- a CDS encoding nuclease-related domain-containing protein gives MAILIPALEAAKGSKQKPTEGEIFLLEFLAGHFDHQVEVYFQPCFNGDRPDIVLLSPNAGVIIIEVKDWNQGNRT, from the coding sequence ATGGCAATCCTCATTCCCGCCTTAGAAGCAGCTAAGGGATCCAAACAAAAACCAACTGAAGGTGAGATATTTCTCCTGGAGTTTTTGGCGGGCCATTTTGACCATCAAGTAGAAGTCTATTTTCAGCCATGCTTCAACGGTGATCGTCCAGACATAGTGCTGTTGTCTCCGAACGCAGGTGTCATCATCATTGAGGTCAAGGACTGGAATCAGGGCAATCGCACCTAA
- a CDS encoding type I toxin-antitoxin system ptaRNA1 family toxin, whose translation MATRHATEATEIVHQAAARLTALEWVDQEGARQISPLAEAVANMFVVLFYQAETGQATPADFHEALAAVRQTLAT comes from the coding sequence ATGGCAACTCGGCATGCTACAGAAGCAACGGAAATCGTGCACCAGGCCGCCGCTCGACTGACGGCGCTCGAATGGGTAGATCAGGAGGGAGCACGTCAGATTTCGCCGCTGGCGGAAGCAGTGGCGAACATGTTCGTGGTGCTGTTCTATCAGGCCGAAACTGGCCAGGCGACGCCAGCCGATTTTCATGAAGCCTTGGCGGCTGTGCGGCAGACGCTGGCGACTTAA